In Populus nigra chromosome 1, ddPopNigr1.1, whole genome shotgun sequence, one genomic interval encodes:
- the LOC133678730 gene encoding protein ENHANCED DOWNY MILDEW 2 isoform X2, whose translation MQGLYKLFLLNFLGEKPRKKMLSDEDFQAATMSAFIVDDVEDDNFEDLEEDESNDEDELFDSVCAFCDNGGNLLCCEGSCLRSFHATVEAGEESACESLGFTNREVEAMQSFFCKNCKFKQHQCFACGKLGSSDKFSGAEVFRCANATCGHFYHPHCAATMLHREDKVAAEELRKKIAAGESFACPIHKCCICKQVEDKKKSDLQFAVCRRCPTSYHQKCLPKEIAFENEADEDTIARAWQNLLPNRILIYCLKHDIIEDIGTPVRDHIRFPDVGGKNTAAKVQKRKTSELPANEEESLSKKKRLTLEESFSGTFRTKASKEMSSSAKIVKITNDSEQISSESNSLGKMRMNNPSRKSLRENTKSASSEVERSTTANVNKTSLGDKLYAFMTIKSGKAKLRKQDIFGSELDKSLAVKSVGKKLTSELPSLDADTQRRLLALVKESASSITLDNVIKKHEVPSTHMHSSKNVVDKNITLGKVEGTVEAVRTALKKLEEKCSIEDAKAVCEPDVLNQVFKWKNKLKVYLAPFLYGMRYTSFGRHFTKVEKLVEIADILHWYVENGDMIVDFCCGANDFSCIMKKKLEEMGKKCSYKNYDVIQPKNDFNFEKRDWMTVCPDELPKKGSQLIMGLNPPFGVKAALANKFIDKALQFKPKLLILIVPPETERLDKKKPYDLVWENDHFLSGKSFYLPGSVNENDKQMDQWNVTAPPLYLWSRQEWSAKHKAIAQKHGHPFRQQEISNLDKNHFETKTPDPVNDQYNNAGASMLPNYIPLQSKEPEESNCGIVNDDHKGRSQCNNSDRESQDSHCPRKSHSDETSRKKRQGEKMVERGTGEKSLEGRHNGGKKPSPSDSDKGVHRPSPPPNIDGRSLLDGSSRSVEKQSQAGIGKNCYQHLDPSFSDSYSQQHATPYGGSWASNHDDMNRRHCTNIHESYSLNIHGLSSGGNMEEQSTRCMNGTEFVRQPQVHLYGLQGADSARWNYPSGRYLGYGHMEPAPAIPYGHMGSAAESPYMMNMSAMQRYAPRLDELNHTRMGSLGPEPSMLNRNGSYDPRAPGAGYRFDSMGFAPGPQHPYPHHSAGWLNE comes from the exons ATGCAAGGTCTGTATAAACTA TTCTTACTCAATTTTCTTGGGGAGAAGCCAAGGAAAAAGATGCTGTCTGATGAG GATTTTCAAGCGGCAACAATGTCTGCATTCATAGTCGATGATGTGGAAGATGATAACTTTGAAGATTTAGAAGAAGATGAATCCAATGATGAGGACGAACTATTTGATTCTGTTTGTGCATTTTGTGATAATGGCGGTAACCTTTTATG TTGTGAAGGGAGTTGCTTGAGGTCGTTTCATGCAACTGTAGAGGCTGGTGAAGAATCTGCTTGCGAGTCTCTTGGCTTTACTAATAGGGAAGTTGAA GCAATGCAgagttttttttgtaagaattgCAAATTTAAGCAGCATCAATGTTTTGCCTGTGGAAAGTTAGGTTCATCTGATAAATTTTCTGGTGCCGAG GTCTTTCGATGCGCTAATGCAACCTGTGGCCATTTTTATCACCCGCATTGTGCTGCAACAATGCTCCATCGAGAGGACAAAGTTGCTGCTGAGGAACTTCGGAAAAAGATTGCTGCTGGGGAAAGTTTTGCATGTCCCATTCATAAGTGCTGCATTTGTAAACAAGTAGAGGATAAGAAGAAAAGTGATTTGCAGTTTGCTGTGTGCAGGCGTTGTCCAACATCATACCACCAGAAATGCCTGCCAAA AGAGATAGCTTTTGAAAATGAAGCAGATGAAGATACTATAGCAAGGGCCTGGCAGAATCTATTACCTAACCGTATACTTATTTATTGCTT GAAACATGACATAATTGAAGACATTGGAACTCCAGTAAGAGATCACATACGGTTCCCTGATGTTGGAGGAAAGAATACTGCTGCTAAAGTACAGAAAAGAAAGACATCTGAGCTTCCTGCAAATGAAGAGGAAAGTTTGTCAAAGAAAAAGAGGCTTACCTTAGAAGAATCATTTTCAGGAACATTTCGTACTAAAGCATCCAAAGAGATGTCTTCTTCTGCAAAAATCGTTAAAATTACCAATGACAGTGAACAGATATCATCTGAATCAAATTCATTGGGGAAAATGAGAATGAATAATCCATCCAGAAAGTCTTTAAGGGAAAATACAAAGTCTGCTTCATCAGAGGTGGAGAGGTCTACAACAGCCAACGTAAACAAGACCTCACTGGGTGACAAGTTATATGCCTTCATGACTATCAAGTCCGGAAAAGCAAAGCTCAGGAAACAGGATATATTTGGCAGTGAACTTGATAAATCTTTGGCTGTTAAGTCTGTTGGAAAGAAGTTAACCAGTGAACTGCCTTCATTGGATGCCGATACACAAAGGAG GCTTTTAGCTTTAGTGAAAGAGTCTGCGTCATCAATAACCTTGgataatgttataaaaaagCATGAAGTTCCATCTACACATATGCACTCTTCAAAAAATGTCGTGGACAAAAACATTACATTGGGAAAGGTGGAGGGTACTGTTGAG GCTGTGAGGACAGCTCTAAAAAAGCTGGAAGAAAAATGCAGCATTGAAGATGCTAAAGCTGTTTGTGAACCGGATGTTCTGAACCAGGTGTTTAAATGGAAG AACAAGCTGAAAGTGTATCTTGCACCATTTCTGTACGGCATGCGCTATACATCCTTTGGTCGCCATTTTACAAAAGTAGAGAAACTTGTGGAg ATTGCTGATATTCTCCATTGGTATGTTGAAAATGGCGATATG ATTGTCGACTTCTGCTGTGGTGCTAATGATTTCAGTTGCATTATGAAAAAGAAGCTTGAAGAGATGGGAAAGAAGTGCTCATACAAAAACTACGATGTTATTCAGCCAAAG AATGACTTTAATTTTGAGAAGAGGGATTGGATGACTGTTTGTCCAGATGAACTGCCAAAAAAGGGTTCGCAGTTG ATTATGGGACTGAATCCTCCTTTTGGAGTTAAAGCAGCCTTGGCTAACAAGTTCATTGACAAGGCTCTTCAGTTTAAACCCAAACTCCTTATTCTTATTGTTCCACCAGAAACAGAGAG GTTAGACAAAAAGAAACCTTACGATTTAGTCTGGGAGAATGATCACTTTTTGTCAGGGAAG tcatTTTATCTGCCTGGGTCTGTTAATGAGAATGACAAGCAAATGGATCAGTGGAATGTGACTGCCCCACCTCTTTATCTTTGGAGCCGGCAAGAGTGGAGTGCAAAACACAAGGCAATAGCTCAAAAGCATGGTCATCCGTTCAGGCAACAGGAAATATCAAATTTGGACAAAAACCACTTTGAAACAAAAACCCCTGATCCTGTTAATGATCAATATAACAATGCTGGTGCATCGATGCTTCCAAATTATATTCCCTTGCAAAGTAAAGAGCCAGAAGAATCCAATTGTGGAATAGTTAATGATGATCATAAAGGAAGGTCTCAATGCAACAACAGTGATAGAGAAAGCCAAGATAGTCATTGCCCTAGGAAGAGCCATTCTGATGAGACTTCAAGGAAGAAAAGGCAAGgtgaaaaaatggttgaaagAGGAACGGGTGAGAAATCACTGGAGGGCAGACATAATGGTGGAAAGAAGCCTTCTCCAAGTGATTCAGACAAGGGAGTGCATCGTCCTTCACCACCACCCAATATTGATGGTAGATCCTTACTGGACGGTTCATCTAGATCCGTTGAAAAGCAATCACAGGCTGGCATAGGCAAAAATTGTTATCAGCATTTGGACCCTAGCTTTTCTGATTCATATTCGCAGCAGCATGCAACACCTTATGGCGGAAGCTGGGCCAGCAATCATGATGACATGAATAGAAGGCACTGCACTAATATTCACGAGTCTTATTCACTCAACATCCATGGATTGTCCAGTGGTGGCAATATGGAGGAGCAATCTACACGATGCATGAACGGCACAGAATTTGTTAGACAGCCACAAGTTCACCTTTATGGGCTACAGGGTGCTGATTCTGCTCGGTGGAATTATCCAAGCGGGCGATATCTGGGATATGGCCATATGGAACCAGCACCAGCTATCCCTTATGGGCACATGGGATCGGCAGCAGAATCACcctatatgatgaatatgtcaGCGATGCAGCGATACGCACCCCGGCTAGATGAATTAAACCATACAAGGATGGGTAGTTTGGGTCCCGAGCCATCCATGCTGAATAGAAATGGCAGTTATGATCCTAGAGCACCGGGAGCTGGTTACCGGTTTGATTCAATGGGCTTTGCTCCTGGTCCTCAACATCCTTACCCACACCACTCAGCAGGCTGGCTAAATGAGTAG
- the LOC133678730 gene encoding protein ENHANCED DOWNY MILDEW 2 isoform X1, which produces MASSDDEADTLPESVSTYHFADDKDEPISFSLLPIRWRESKNFDDGKKNHMIFLKGSVDNGLRTIYKQVIAWTFDLSNTTPQISVLTKEKCWMELGKPRKSYEIIIRTVLITVHCLHFARWNPEASGKSVWDYLSKTFSLYEHRPSQNDLVDHLDLIGEAVRRENSLAKCKFLLNFLGEKPRKKMLSDEDFQAATMSAFIVDDVEDDNFEDLEEDESNDEDELFDSVCAFCDNGGNLLCCEGSCLRSFHATVEAGEESACESLGFTNREVEAMQSFFCKNCKFKQHQCFACGKLGSSDKFSGAEVFRCANATCGHFYHPHCAATMLHREDKVAAEELRKKIAAGESFACPIHKCCICKQVEDKKKSDLQFAVCRRCPTSYHQKCLPKEIAFENEADEDTIARAWQNLLPNRILIYCLKHDIIEDIGTPVRDHIRFPDVGGKNTAAKVQKRKTSELPANEEESLSKKKRLTLEESFSGTFRTKASKEMSSSAKIVKITNDSEQISSESNSLGKMRMNNPSRKSLRENTKSASSEVERSTTANVNKTSLGDKLYAFMTIKSGKAKLRKQDIFGSELDKSLAVKSVGKKLTSELPSLDADTQRRLLALVKESASSITLDNVIKKHEVPSTHMHSSKNVVDKNITLGKVEGTVEAVRTALKKLEEKCSIEDAKAVCEPDVLNQVFKWKNKLKVYLAPFLYGMRYTSFGRHFTKVEKLVEIADILHWYVENGDMIVDFCCGANDFSCIMKKKLEEMGKKCSYKNYDVIQPKNDFNFEKRDWMTVCPDELPKKGSQLIMGLNPPFGVKAALANKFIDKALQFKPKLLILIVPPETERLDKKKPYDLVWENDHFLSGKSFYLPGSVNENDKQMDQWNVTAPPLYLWSRQEWSAKHKAIAQKHGHPFRQQEISNLDKNHFETKTPDPVNDQYNNAGASMLPNYIPLQSKEPEESNCGIVNDDHKGRSQCNNSDRESQDSHCPRKSHSDETSRKKRQGEKMVERGTGEKSLEGRHNGGKKPSPSDSDKGVHRPSPPPNIDGRSLLDGSSRSVEKQSQAGIGKNCYQHLDPSFSDSYSQQHATPYGGSWASNHDDMNRRHCTNIHESYSLNIHGLSSGGNMEEQSTRCMNGTEFVRQPQVHLYGLQGADSARWNYPSGRYLGYGHMEPAPAIPYGHMGSAAESPYMMNMSAMQRYAPRLDELNHTRMGSLGPEPSMLNRNGSYDPRAPGAGYRFDSMGFAPGPQHPYPHHSAGWLNE; this is translated from the exons ATGGCTTCATCGGACGACGAGGCGGATACTCTGCCGGAGTCTGTGTCAACCTATCATTTTGCAGATGATAAAGATGAGCCAATTTCATTCTCTTTGTTACCAATTAGATGGAGGGAAAGCAAGAATTTTGACGATGGGAAGAAAAACCACATGATTTTCTTGAAAGGGAGTGTGGACAATGGGCTCCGCACCATATACAAGCAAGTCATAGCGTGGACGTTTGATTTGTCCAACACAACACCGCAGATATCAGTGCTCACTAAGGAGAAATGCTGGATGGAACTCGGAAAACCGAGAAAGAGCTATGAGATAATTATTAGGACGGTACTGATTACCGTGCATTGCCTTCATTTTGCAAGGTGGAACCCAGAAGCATCCGGGAAATCCGTGTGGGATTACCTGTCAAAAACTTTCAG TTTGTATGAGCACAGACCTTCTCAGAACGATTTGGTGGACCACTTGGATTTAATCGGTGAAGCTGTTCGAAGAGAAAACTCCTTAGCAAAATGCAAG TTCTTACTCAATTTTCTTGGGGAGAAGCCAAGGAAAAAGATGCTGTCTGATGAG GATTTTCAAGCGGCAACAATGTCTGCATTCATAGTCGATGATGTGGAAGATGATAACTTTGAAGATTTAGAAGAAGATGAATCCAATGATGAGGACGAACTATTTGATTCTGTTTGTGCATTTTGTGATAATGGCGGTAACCTTTTATG TTGTGAAGGGAGTTGCTTGAGGTCGTTTCATGCAACTGTAGAGGCTGGTGAAGAATCTGCTTGCGAGTCTCTTGGCTTTACTAATAGGGAAGTTGAA GCAATGCAgagttttttttgtaagaattgCAAATTTAAGCAGCATCAATGTTTTGCCTGTGGAAAGTTAGGTTCATCTGATAAATTTTCTGGTGCCGAG GTCTTTCGATGCGCTAATGCAACCTGTGGCCATTTTTATCACCCGCATTGTGCTGCAACAATGCTCCATCGAGAGGACAAAGTTGCTGCTGAGGAACTTCGGAAAAAGATTGCTGCTGGGGAAAGTTTTGCATGTCCCATTCATAAGTGCTGCATTTGTAAACAAGTAGAGGATAAGAAGAAAAGTGATTTGCAGTTTGCTGTGTGCAGGCGTTGTCCAACATCATACCACCAGAAATGCCTGCCAAA AGAGATAGCTTTTGAAAATGAAGCAGATGAAGATACTATAGCAAGGGCCTGGCAGAATCTATTACCTAACCGTATACTTATTTATTGCTT GAAACATGACATAATTGAAGACATTGGAACTCCAGTAAGAGATCACATACGGTTCCCTGATGTTGGAGGAAAGAATACTGCTGCTAAAGTACAGAAAAGAAAGACATCTGAGCTTCCTGCAAATGAAGAGGAAAGTTTGTCAAAGAAAAAGAGGCTTACCTTAGAAGAATCATTTTCAGGAACATTTCGTACTAAAGCATCCAAAGAGATGTCTTCTTCTGCAAAAATCGTTAAAATTACCAATGACAGTGAACAGATATCATCTGAATCAAATTCATTGGGGAAAATGAGAATGAATAATCCATCCAGAAAGTCTTTAAGGGAAAATACAAAGTCTGCTTCATCAGAGGTGGAGAGGTCTACAACAGCCAACGTAAACAAGACCTCACTGGGTGACAAGTTATATGCCTTCATGACTATCAAGTCCGGAAAAGCAAAGCTCAGGAAACAGGATATATTTGGCAGTGAACTTGATAAATCTTTGGCTGTTAAGTCTGTTGGAAAGAAGTTAACCAGTGAACTGCCTTCATTGGATGCCGATACACAAAGGAG GCTTTTAGCTTTAGTGAAAGAGTCTGCGTCATCAATAACCTTGgataatgttataaaaaagCATGAAGTTCCATCTACACATATGCACTCTTCAAAAAATGTCGTGGACAAAAACATTACATTGGGAAAGGTGGAGGGTACTGTTGAG GCTGTGAGGACAGCTCTAAAAAAGCTGGAAGAAAAATGCAGCATTGAAGATGCTAAAGCTGTTTGTGAACCGGATGTTCTGAACCAGGTGTTTAAATGGAAG AACAAGCTGAAAGTGTATCTTGCACCATTTCTGTACGGCATGCGCTATACATCCTTTGGTCGCCATTTTACAAAAGTAGAGAAACTTGTGGAg ATTGCTGATATTCTCCATTGGTATGTTGAAAATGGCGATATG ATTGTCGACTTCTGCTGTGGTGCTAATGATTTCAGTTGCATTATGAAAAAGAAGCTTGAAGAGATGGGAAAGAAGTGCTCATACAAAAACTACGATGTTATTCAGCCAAAG AATGACTTTAATTTTGAGAAGAGGGATTGGATGACTGTTTGTCCAGATGAACTGCCAAAAAAGGGTTCGCAGTTG ATTATGGGACTGAATCCTCCTTTTGGAGTTAAAGCAGCCTTGGCTAACAAGTTCATTGACAAGGCTCTTCAGTTTAAACCCAAACTCCTTATTCTTATTGTTCCACCAGAAACAGAGAG GTTAGACAAAAAGAAACCTTACGATTTAGTCTGGGAGAATGATCACTTTTTGTCAGGGAAG tcatTTTATCTGCCTGGGTCTGTTAATGAGAATGACAAGCAAATGGATCAGTGGAATGTGACTGCCCCACCTCTTTATCTTTGGAGCCGGCAAGAGTGGAGTGCAAAACACAAGGCAATAGCTCAAAAGCATGGTCATCCGTTCAGGCAACAGGAAATATCAAATTTGGACAAAAACCACTTTGAAACAAAAACCCCTGATCCTGTTAATGATCAATATAACAATGCTGGTGCATCGATGCTTCCAAATTATATTCCCTTGCAAAGTAAAGAGCCAGAAGAATCCAATTGTGGAATAGTTAATGATGATCATAAAGGAAGGTCTCAATGCAACAACAGTGATAGAGAAAGCCAAGATAGTCATTGCCCTAGGAAGAGCCATTCTGATGAGACTTCAAGGAAGAAAAGGCAAGgtgaaaaaatggttgaaagAGGAACGGGTGAGAAATCACTGGAGGGCAGACATAATGGTGGAAAGAAGCCTTCTCCAAGTGATTCAGACAAGGGAGTGCATCGTCCTTCACCACCACCCAATATTGATGGTAGATCCTTACTGGACGGTTCATCTAGATCCGTTGAAAAGCAATCACAGGCTGGCATAGGCAAAAATTGTTATCAGCATTTGGACCCTAGCTTTTCTGATTCATATTCGCAGCAGCATGCAACACCTTATGGCGGAAGCTGGGCCAGCAATCATGATGACATGAATAGAAGGCACTGCACTAATATTCACGAGTCTTATTCACTCAACATCCATGGATTGTCCAGTGGTGGCAATATGGAGGAGCAATCTACACGATGCATGAACGGCACAGAATTTGTTAGACAGCCACAAGTTCACCTTTATGGGCTACAGGGTGCTGATTCTGCTCGGTGGAATTATCCAAGCGGGCGATATCTGGGATATGGCCATATGGAACCAGCACCAGCTATCCCTTATGGGCACATGGGATCGGCAGCAGAATCACcctatatgatgaatatgtcaGCGATGCAGCGATACGCACCCCGGCTAGATGAATTAAACCATACAAGGATGGGTAGTTTGGGTCCCGAGCCATCCATGCTGAATAGAAATGGCAGTTATGATCCTAGAGCACCGGGAGCTGGTTACCGGTTTGATTCAATGGGCTTTGCTCCTGGTCCTCAACATCCTTACCCACACCACTCAGCAGGCTGGCTAAATGAGTAG